Below is a window of Candidatus Omnitrophota bacterium DNA.
ATCTTTTGGGCCGGGCCAAGGCAATCCCCGGGGTTAGATTGTATTTATCGCGTTTTCTGGAAAGGCCGGTAAACCCGCTTAAAGATATCCGCGCCTTATTTGAAATACGCAAGTTTATCTTTGAGAATAAAATAGATATTGTGCATACCCACAGTTCCAAGGCCGGGATATTGGGCCGTTTTGCCGCCTGGATTTCAGGCGCGCCTTTTATTATCCACACTGTTCACGGATGGAGCTTCAACTGTTATCAAGTGTTTCCCCGGCGCGCTGTTTTTATTCTTTTGGAGCATTTTTGCGCGCGCCTGACGCGGGCTATCATTTGTGCCTGCAAAAGCGATCTGGAAAAAGGCCGCGGGTTTAACGATAGAGGTAAATATTATTTGATTCCATACGGCTTGTCCTTGGAAGATTTCGCGCCTTCTGACGGAAGAAAGGCAAAACAAAAACAGGGCATAAAAGATGATAAGCTTGTTATCGGGATGATCGCTTGTTTTAAGCCGCAGAAAGCCCCGCTTGATTTTGTTAAAGCAGTCAATATTTTTAAAGGGCAAGGCGGGGTTGCTAAATTTATTTTAATCGGAGATGGGGCCTTGCGCGGCAAGATAGAAAGGAAGATCAAAGAATTAAATCTTCAGGATGATATTTCACTCTTGGGCTGGAGAGAAGATATTGCAGGCTTAATCCAGGCTATGGATATTT
It encodes the following:
- a CDS encoding glycosyltransferase family 4 protein encodes the protein MPKARILYIITKLELGGAQKQLLNLIDLLDKDRFEVFLFTAQEGYLLGRAKAIPGVRLYLSRFLERPVNPLKDIRALFEIRKFIFENKIDIVHTHSSKAGILGRFAAWISGAPFIIHTVHGWSFNCYQVFPRRAVFILLEHFCARLTRAIICACKSDLEKGRGFNDRGKYYLIPYGLSLEDFAPSDGRKAKQKQGIKDDKLVIGMIACFKPQKAPLDFVKAVNIFKGQGGVAKFILIGDGALRGKIERKIKELNLQDDISLLGWREDIAGLIQAMDIFVLTSLWEGLPVSVLEAMAASKPIVATNTGGIREVLRDGENGFLVKPQDAFGIARGLRVLADDVFLRESFGKVSFSISRSFLSHKEVAEKHMKLYDSFIQEGEYGPSRN